One Pyrus communis chromosome 13, drPyrComm1.1, whole genome shotgun sequence genomic window carries:
- the LOC137713773 gene encoding LIM domain-containing protein WLIM2b-like: MSFSGTQQKCKACDKTVHFIDQLSADGIAYHKTCFKCSHCNGQLSMSSYSSMDEVLYCKPHFEQLFKETGSFSKKFQTSGKSQTELTRTPSKLSSMFSGTVDKCAVCTKTVYPLEKVTMEGAFYHKSCFRCNHGGCFLSPSNCAALDGILYCKHHFAQLFKEKGSYNHLTQTASLKKNGAPMPEPKPNGSQAKQAEVTEEAKPEAEAEAAQETQDSAPQEQL, translated from the exons ATGTCGTTCAGCGGGACCCAACAGAAATGCAAGGCTTGTGATAAGACTGTTCATTTCATTGACCAGTTATCTGCTGATGGTATTGCCTACCATAAGACCTGCTTCAAATGTAGTCACTGCAATGGACAACTTTCG ATGAGTAGCTACTCATCCATGGACGAAGTTCTATATTGCAAGCCTCATTTCGAGCAACTCTTCAAGGAGACTGGCAGCTTTTCTAAGAAATTTCAGACAT CTGGAAAGTCACAAACTGAATTG ACTAGGACCCCTAGCAAACTGTCCTCTATGTTCTCTGGGACCGTAGACAAATGTGCTGTATGCACCAAAACTGTGTATCCACTAGAGAAG GTTACCATGGAGGGAGCGTTCTATCACAAGTCATGCTTTAGGTGTAACCATGGGGGTTGCTTCCTCTCACCATCAAACTGCGCTGCTTTGGATGGCATTCTTTACTGCAAACACCACTTTGCCCAACTGTTCAAGGAGAAGGGTAGCTACAACCACCTCACCCAGACTGCTTCACTAAAGAAAAATGGAGCTCCAATGCCGGAACCAAAACCTAATGGATCACAAGCAAAACAGGCAGAAGTAACAGAAGAAGCAAAaccagaagcagaagcagaagcagccCAAGAGACACAAGATTCAGCCCCACAAGAGCAATTATGA